The proteins below are encoded in one region of Colias croceus chromosome 17, ilColCroc2.1:
- the LOC123698973 gene encoding cuticle protein 7-like produces the protein MKCFVAITCLLALFVSTRAYGDGLLGASIHAPNDYYSYPSYSYENTVRDPHTGDNKAYWERRDGELVLGGYSFVEPGGSIRVVEYRADENGFRNTLLTRIGPKVHPGGATSTTEISMPAAPIPRQAAPLPIQPVVYNYRPSLPLPYSHGWNHGHLGYY, from the exons ATGAAGTGCTTCGTTGCG aTAACTTGCCTCCTGGCTCTATTTGTTTCTACAAGAGCCTATGGAGACGGTTTACTTGGTGCGTCAATACACGCTCCAAATGATTATTAT TCGTACCCAAGCTATTCGTATGAAAACACTGTAAGAGATCCCCACACTGGTGATAACAAGGCCTATTGGGAGAGGCGTGATGGGGAACTCGTCCTcg GTGGTTACTCTTTCGTCGAGCCCGGCGGTAGCATTCGTGTCGTCGAGTATCGTGCGGATGAAAATGGATTCCGCAACACTCTCCTGACCCGAATCGGGCCAAAGGTGCACCCCGGTGGCGCTACCTCCACAACCGAGATCTCCATGCCAGCGGCTCCCATCCCTAGACAAGCTGCACCTCTGCCCATACAACCAGTTGTCTACAACTACCGGCCCAGTCTGCCTTTGCCATACTCTCACGGGTGGAACCACGGACACCTTGGTTATTACTAA
- the LOC123698972 gene encoding cuticle protein 7-like, which yields MKVLCTYKLAVLNQTNQFCCDLCNSANMKYFIPVSCLLALLHAIPSEAYGHGLGYVSGHGHHDYYDYPSYAYENTVRDPHTGDNKAYYEKRDGDLVVGGFSLVEPGGSIRIVRYKADESGFVNTLLTRIGPKVHPGGATSTTEISKPASPIAHSAPYYRPYLPYYSVPYSHGQGYGRHGYYYN from the exons ATGAAGGTCCTCTGCACCTATAAATTGGCAGTTCTAAATCAAACGAATCAGTTCTGTTGTGATCTTTGCAACTCGGCAAACATGAAGTACTTCATACCG GTATCGTGCCTCCTGGCTCTATTACATGCCATCCCATCAGAAGCTTATGGGCATGGTCTTGGATACGTCTCAGGCCACGGACACCATGACTACTAT GACTACCCGAGCTATGCATATGAGAACACCGTGAGGGACCCTCACACCGGCGACAATAAGGCTTACTACGAAAAGCGTGATGGAGACCTCGTTGTTg GTGGCTTCTCGCTTGTGGAACCCGGTGGCAGCATTCGTATTGTGAGGTACAAGGCTGACGAGTCTGGTTTTGTCAACACGCTCCTCACACGAATCGGGCCAAAGGTGCACCCCGGCGGCGCTACCTCCACGACTGAAATCTCCAAGCCAGCATCTCCCATCGCTCACTCGGCGCCCTATTACCGACCCTACCTGCCCTACTATTCAGTGCCGTACTCACACGGACAAGGATACGGGCGCCATGGCTActattacaattaa
- the LOC123698971 gene encoding cuticle protein 18.6-like, whose protein sequence is MSRPLWIQSLLLLKFIASSESNPIIAAAIEHAPVSAVVNTVDYPRYAYSYAVIDPHTNDKKAHWETREGNEVNGAYSLVEPDGNIRIVEYNANDVKGFTAVVKKLGPNVHPTQIVQAVPLILNPAPHPRVVAEPVHQPEAVPIVLPPVHHPSPAKVEVAEVQTEHRVEEPNSLAYGLGAVALPIEVPEVVFEKGSLPWDPRTGSYGGWRPLPGPQAKQAYATIYSRKYIDGHLHKIVTGPISLVGKTLYIRKTHN, encoded by the exons ATGTCTCGACCGCTTTGG aTTCAAAGCTTGCTACTTTTAAAGTTCATAGCATCAAGCGAAAGTAACCCCATCATCGCTGCTGCTATCGAACATGCTCCAGTCAGTGCTGTAGTGAATACTGTT gaTTATCCCAGATATGCCTACAGCTACGCAGTTATTGACCCGCATACCAATGACAAAAAAGCACATTGGGAGACGCGAGAAGGTAATGAAGTCAACGGTGCTTATTCGTTGGTAGAACCAGATGGAAATATTAGAATTGTCGAATACAATGCAAACGATGTAAAAGGTTTTACAGCAGTCGTGAAGAAGCTGGGACCAAACGTGCATCCTACCCAAATAGTTCAAGCCGTTCCGCTAATACTAAACCCAGCACCACATCCACGGGTTGTAGCCGAGCCTGTACATCAACCTGAAGCAGTTCCCATAGTCTTGCCCCCTGTTCACCATCCATCACCAGCTAAAGTAGAAGTTGCTGAAGTACAAACTGAACACAGAGTTGAAGAACCGAACTCTTTAGCATACGGCTTAGGTGCTGTTGCTTTGCCTATTGAAGTTCCAGAGGTAGTATTCGAAAAAGGAAGCCTTCCGTGGGATCCACGCACAGGCTCGTATGGCGGATGGCGACCCCTCCCCGGACCTCAGGCCAAGCAAGCATATGCAACTATTTACAGTCGGAAATATATAGACGGCCATCTACACAAAATTGTGACGGGACCCATTTCACTGGTTGGAAAAACTTTGTACATAAGGAAAACACACAACTAG
- the LOC123698970 gene encoding uncharacterized protein LOC123698970: MNMYLVVSCLLATVAVAFANPHGIALLAHNTIESIPNPNYRFDYSVNDPHTGDNKAQWEERNGDNVQGSYSLVEPDGNIRTVDYTADPHRGFNAVVRKSGPNINSVSYSAPAVIQTQVADVAPVADIGHYGHANIVQQASVVENVPVVENVPALQQTSVIDHVPAVQQTSYIDHAPAIQQTSYIDHAPVVQQASYIDHVPTVQQASYIDHVPAVQQTSYIDHAPAPITEHAPLQTPQNIYNSILDNANLIAPSHNLNLLSLLQPNHAPWVSVSGSSYGHGGQVLHRWSAGPIPLDRHTLTIRTRH; encoded by the exons ATGAACATGTATTTGGTG GTATCCTGCCTGCTGGCGACCGTAGCAGTGGCGTTCGCCAACCCGCACGGAATTGCTTTACTTGCCCATAACACTATTGAAAGTATT CCAAACCCCAACTACAGGTTCGACTATTCTGTCAACGACCCACACACTGGTGACAATAAGGCGCAATGGGAAGAGCGTAACGGCGACAACGTCCAAGGGTCGTACTCGCTTGTTGAACCCGACGGCAACATCCGCACCGTTGACTACACCGCCGACCCACACAGGGGTTTCAACGCCGTGGTCAGGAAATCGGGACCCAACATCAACTCCGTTTCTTACTCTGCTCCAGCAGTTATCCAAACCCAAGTGGCGGATGTCGCTCCCGTAGCTGACATCGGACACTATGGCCATGCCAACATTGTTCAGCAGGCTTCAGTAGTCGAAAATGTGCCAGTTGTTGAAAACGTCCCAGCCCTTCAACAAACTTCCGTTATCGATCATGTCCCCGCCGTTCAACAGACGTCATACATAGACCACGCGCCTGCCATTCAACAGACGTCATACATAGACCACGCGCCCGTGGTTCAACAGGCGTCATACATCGACCACGTCCCCACTGTCCAACAGGCCTCATACATCGACCACGTCCCAGCCGTTCAACAGACGTCCTACATCGATCACGCCCCTGCGCCTATCACTGAACACGCGCCTCTCCAGACCCCACAAAACATCTACAACTCTATTCTCGACAACGCGAATTTGATTGCGCCATCGCACAATTTAAATCTGTTGTCTCTCCTGCAACCGAACCACGCCCCGTGGGTGTCTGTATCGGGCTCGTCGTACGGCCATGGCGGACAAGTGCTGCACAGGTGGTCGGCTGGTCCCATCCCCTTGGACAGACACACCCTCACCATCAGAACGCGACATTAA